One segment of Meriones unguiculatus strain TT.TT164.6M chromosome 3, Bangor_MerUng_6.1, whole genome shotgun sequence DNA contains the following:
- the Il7r gene encoding interleukin-7 receptor subunit alpha isoform X3, which yields MVLGRAFAMVFCLLQAVSGESGNAQDGDLEDAEPDYSFRCYSQLEVDGELHLLKCAFDDPDINSTDLEFEICGALLNKDCLTLDKLQETYFIKTAEFVMIGDSNICVKLGKRKLTCKNINIVTIVKPEAPFDLKIVYRKEADDFFVTFNTSHSKKKYLKNLMHDVAYRPGKSKGNWTHIHLSNTITTILQRTLQPKAVYEVKVRSIPHDRYFKGFWSEWSPSSTFETPESENAGLNLLYGPVSLIIRKLWNNYVRNQKR from the exons aTGGTTCTGGGTAGAGCTTTTGCTATGGTTTTCTGTTTACTTCAAGCTGTTTCTGGAGAAAGTGGCAATGCACAGGACG GAGACCTAGAAGATGCAGAACCTGATTACTCCTTCCGGTGCTACAGCCAGTTGGAAGTGGATGGAGAATTGCACTTACTGAAATGTGCTTTTGATGACCCAGACATCAACAGCACTGATCTGGAATTTGAAATATG TGGGGCTCTTCTAAACAAAGATTGCCTGACTCTTGATAAGCTGCAAGAGACATATTTTATCAAAACAGCAGAATTTGTAATGATTGGTGACAGCAATATATGTGTGAAGCTTGGAAAAAGGAAATTAACTTGCAAAAATATAAACATAGTCACAATAG tTAAACCTGAGGCTCCTTTTGACCTAAAAATAGTTTACCGAAAAGAAGCAGATGATTTTTTTGTGACATTTAATACATCTCACTCAAAAAAGAAGTATCTGAAAAATTTAATGCATGACGTGGCCTACCGCCCAGGAAAGAGTAAAGGGAACTGGACG cATATACATCTATCCAATACAATAACAACAATCCTACAGAGAACGCTGCAACCAAAAGCAGTGTACGAAGTCAAAGTCCGATCCATCCCCCATGACAGATACTTCAAAGGTTTCTGGAGCGAGTGGAGTCCAAGCTCCACCTTCGAAACTCCGGAGAGCGAGAACGCAG